The Cucurbita pepo subsp. pepo cultivar mu-cu-16 unplaced genomic scaffold, ASM280686v2 Cp4.1_scaffold000354, whole genome shotgun sequence genome includes a region encoding these proteins:
- the LOC111785063 gene encoding pentatricopeptide repeat-containing protein At2g18940, chloroplastic-like produces MEGALFPNRCSLPVNRPIPPNQSLKFNSTNPPPPPPSPPSSSFPIDTLLQHLLQLSLPPNDTLHKLKHVKVAQKNVAHLPSLQISVDSTKKRSKGPQLKKPVLNSAPEIVYNDEKIRAGPLQFLSKKGMCLLNSIAEQPFDSLNAYFDSVKFELLEIDLVSLLKALDLSGHSERAILLFEWFVSNSVSGNVKLDNKAVELMIRILGRESKYSTALKLFDEIPIDKYSLDVRSCTTILHAYSRNGEYKQAIAMFDRMKDCGLSPSLVAYNVMLDVYGKMGRSWDKILGLLDEMRSVGLQFDEFTCSTVISACGREGLMNEAKDFLFGLKSSGYEPGTVTYNALLQVFGKAGMYSEALNILKEMEDNYCTPDSITYNELVAAYVRAGFYEEGADVIDTMTRKGVTPDAVTYTTLINAYGSAGKEVKALELFNQMKKSGCVPNVCTYNSILALLGKKLQSEEMIKILVDMRTNGCSPNRITWNTMLAMCGDKGNHKFVNRVLREMKNCGFEPGRDTFNTLISTYGRCGSKIDAAEMYDEMIKAGFTPCIMTYNALLNALARRGDWKAAESVFLDMKNKGFKPNETSYSLMLHCYAKGGNVKGLKRIEKDIYDGQIFPSWVLLRTLILSNIKCRAVAGMERAFEELMKNGYKPDMVIFNSMLSIFAKNNMYERAHETFHLIREGGLQPDLVTYNSLMNMYARRGECWKAEEILKGLIKSGLKPDLISYNTVIKGFCRQGLIQEAIRTMSEMTTRGIHPCIFTYNTFVSGYAGRGMFAEVDEVISYMIQNNCKPNEVTYKVVVDGYCKARKYQEAMDFVFGIKNIDDSFNYHSTERLASHVREMMSS; encoded by the coding sequence ATGGAAGGCGCTCTCTTCCCCAACAGATGCTCACTTCCAGTGAACAGACCCATTCCGCCAAATCAATCTTTGAAGTTTAATTCAACgaatcctcctcctcctcctccatcgCCGCCCTCTTCCTCGTTTCCGATCGATACCCTTCTTCAGCATCTTCTTCAATTGTCTCTGCCTCCTAATGACACTCTCCACAAGCTCAAACATGTAAAGGTTGCGCAAAAGAATGTTGCTCATTTGCCTTCTCTTCAAATTTCAGTGGATTCAACTAAGAAACGGAGCAAAGGGCCTCAGTTGAAGAAACCCGTCTTGAATTCAGCTCCGGAAATTGTGTACAATGACGAGAAGATTCGAGCTGGGCCTCTTCAATTTCTCTCCAAAAAGGGTATGTGCTTGCTTAATTCAATCGCTGAACAGCCTTTTGATAGCTTGAATGCTTATTTTGATTCTGTCAAGTTTGAGTTGCTTGAAATTGATTTGGTCAGTCTCTTGAAAGCGCTAGACCTTTCGGGGCATAGCGAGAGGGctattttgttgtttgaatGGTTTGTGTCGAACTCTGTTTCTGGAAATGTGAAACTAGATAATAAAGCTGTTGAACTTATGATAAGGATTCTTGGAAGAGAATCGAAATATTCAACTGCACTCAAGCTGTTCGACGAAATACCCATTGACAAATACTCGCTTGATGTTCGCTCTTGCACCACCATTCTTCACGCTTATTCTCGAAATGGCGAGTATAAGCAAGCCATTGCCATGTTTGATAGAATGAAGGACTGTGGCCTTTCTCCAAGTTTGGTTGCATACAATGTGATGCTTGATGTTTATGGGAAAATGGGTCGTTCTTGggataaaattttaggtttgtTGGATGAAATGAGGAGTGTAGGTTTGCAATTTGATGAGTTCACCTGTAGCACTGTGATATCTGCTTGTGGAAGAGAGGGTTTGATGAATGAAGCAAAAGATTTCTTGTTTGGGTTGAAATCAAGTGGCTATGAGCCAGGAACTGTCACCTACAATGCTTTACTTCAAGTATTTGGAAAAGCTGGGATGTATTCAGAGGCTTTAAACATCTTGAAAGAAATGGAGGATAATTATTGCACCCCGGACTCTATTACCTACAATGAGCTCGTAGCAGCTTACGTTCGGGCTGGATTCTACGAGGAAGGAGCTGATGTAATCGACACAATGACGCGCAAAGGTGTGACGCCAGATGCTGTGACTTATACAACTCTCATAAATGCCTATGGTAGCGCAGGGAAGGAGGTGAAGGCATTAGAACTGTTTAACCAGATGAAGAAATCAGGATGTGTTCCTAATGTTTGCACGTATAATTCTATTCTTGCACTTCTGGGAAAGAAGTTGCAGTCGGAGGAAATGATAAAGATACTCGTTGATATGAGAACGAATGGATGTTCACCAAACCGAATAACATGGAACACGATGCTTGCCATGTGTGGTGATAAGGGGAATCACAAGTTTGTGAACCGTGTTCTTAGGGAGATGAAAAACTGTGGTTTTGAACCCGGCAGAGACACGTTTAACACTTTGATTAGCACGTATGGCCGTTGTGGGTCGAAGATCGATGCAGCAGAGATGTACGATGAGATGATTAAAGCTGGATTTACACCATGTATTATGACTTATAACGCGCTTCTGAACGCTTTGGCTCGACGAGGGGATTGGAAAGCAGCGGAATCTGTGTTCCTGGATATGAAGAACAAGGGATTCAAACCTAATGAAACCTCATACTCATTGATGCTCCATTGCTATGCAAAAGGGGGGAATGTGAAAGGATTAAAGAGGATTGAGAAAGATATCTATGATGGTCAGATCTTCCCCAGCTGGGTTCTTTTAAGAACACTCATTCTTTCAAACATCAAGTGCAGAGCAGTTGCAGGAATGGAAAGGGCATTTGAGGAGCTGATGAAGAATGGATACAAGCCCGACATGGTTATATTCAACTCAATGCTATCGATTTTTGCTAAAAACAACATGTATGAACGAGCCCACGAGACGTTTCACTTGATTCGTGAAGGTGGACTGCAACCGGATCTCGTCACCTACAATAGCTTAATGAATATGTATGCCAGAAGAGGAGAATGCTGGAAAGCAGAAGAAATCCTCAAGGGACTTATAAAATCTGGCTTAAAACCCGATCTCATTTCATACAACACCGTAATTAAAGGCTTCTGCAGACAAGGACTCATACAAGAAGCAATAAGAACTATGTCCGAGATGACAACTCGAGGGATTCATCCTTGCATATTTACGTACAACACTTTCGTGTCGGGGTATGCAGGACGTGGAATGTTTGCAGAGGTAGATGAAGTCATTAGCTACATGATTCAGAACAACTGCAAACCCAATGAAGTTACGTACAAGGTCGTCGTGGACGGTTATTGTAAAGCAAGAAAATATCAAGAAGCTATGGATTTCGTGTTCGGGATCAAGAACATCGACGATTCGTTCAATTATCATTCCACGGAAAGACTTGCTTCCCATGTAAGGGAGATGATGAGTTCTTGA